A single genomic interval of Xyrauchen texanus isolate HMW12.3.18 chromosome 40, RBS_HiC_50CHRs, whole genome shotgun sequence harbors:
- the cdc42ep4b gene encoding cdc42 effector protein 4 has translation MPILKQLVSTSSQSKRRSRADLTAEMISAPLGDFRHTMHVGRGGDAFGDTSFLSTRSGEPPREPEVQQHSPKQSLLSRTFRSSKRSQSVNHDKPDKDKLVPPGSSPSYVKNAISLPYLNDYDAGQGRIHLPKSVSSSPLKNFAEADGKPLNRAVAHTASDLELEERNFGELTDLRPTVPYTGGMKHAESIMSFHVDLGPSMLGDILSVMDKKGWDDDDLGFEEGKSSEGRSSPPQSPPNEVEEDEALPPIRPPRQRLSTNPYTPELHTRNHQHMDSCSVSSSGSTVLEEKHHNQLDGNMDNIKYSSPRVHDDRDFTYMDDDDDDDEIRV, from the coding sequence ATGCCTATTCTGAAGCAGCTTGTGTCCACGTCATCACAGTCAAAGCGGCGATCTCGAGCTGACCTCACTGCAGAGATGATCAGTGCGCCTCTGGGAGATTTCCGGCACACTATGCATGTGGGTCGAGGAGGGGATGCATTTGGGGACACCTCTTTTCTGAGCACCCGCTCTGGGGAGCCACCACGGGAACCTGAGGTGCAACAGCACTCACCTAAACAGAGCCTCCTGTCTCGTACGTTCAGAAGCAGCAAGCGCTCCCAGTCTGTCAATCATGACAAGCCTGACAAAGACAAACTGGTGCCCCCTGGTAGCTCACCAAGTTACGTAAAGAATGCAATCTCGCTGCCTTATTTGAATGACTATGATGCAGGACAAGGCCGAATCCACCTTCCCAAGAGCGTGTCCTCGAGTCCTTTAAAGAACTTTGCGGAAGCCGATGGCAAGCCACTTAACAGAGCTGTGGCGCACACTGCATCAGACTTGGAGCTTGAGGAGCGGAATTTCGGTGAGCTGACTGACTTGCGTCCAACTGTTCCATACACCGGAGGCATGAAACATGCTGAGTCTATCATGTCCTTCCATGTCGATCTTGGGCCCTCCATGTTGGGGGACATCCTGAGCGTGATGGACAAGAAAGGCTGGGATGATGACGATCTCGGATTCGAAGAGGGAAAAAGTAGCGAGGGACGCAGTTCGCCACCCCAGAGCCCTCCCAACGAGGTTGAGGAAGACGAGGCCCTTCCTCCAATCCGACCTCCACGGCAGAGGCTCAGCACCAATCCTTACACTCCAGAGCTCCATACCAGGAATCATCAGCACATGGACAGCTGTTCTGTCTCCAGTTCAGGCTCCACTGTCCTTGAAGAAAAGCACCATAACCAATTGGACGGGAACATGGACAACATAAAGTACAGCTCACCCAGAGTGCATGATGACAGGGACTTCACCTacatggatgatgatgatgatgatgatgagattAGGGTGTAA
- the LOC127633764 gene encoding uncharacterized protein LOC127633764 isoform X9, with translation MRFAVFTQGTDRMASISSKETHKKRVWFDLHTGNRSRHVSPRDGQMQLPYKRVYRRKRDLHTGNRSRHVSPRDGQMQLPYKRVYRRKRGIKESNWVQAQRSTDHESHSHNLQDLATHRCRDDDSNFKTLLLNMIVKDLQPLRTMEEAWFQHLTRSLQPSLHIPLNASWVQAELQRLYWHKRMEVQTAVNNSSNLVLSTELWNSNESLFYLTVSCHLINEKWELKSYVLDTAHLLAEHTADSAVQQLLRIANEWNITEKTQVVVTNVDGMKKVHTNGCRWIYIPCFAHTLDKVFGEAIGDPDLKHLLRKCQHIVAFFHQNNQASQSLQEYCSHLKLQQNELTQCTGLKWLPTHHMLKDVLWQWPAIFKVFVDRRVEDLCLNENERKIVSDIVAVLNILKDVSEEIGRQGYSPISNIIPLVQKLQKKLRHLEMKGNRIALKLYERCDYHIGNIIQNHWFRFSTALDPKSKTSVLWDSGEENVKMEIMRETQPEHSKYETEELVQKYWKIKDTSMKPLEFWRNKDEFEKLATFARKYLTVVSTAIPMERVYQLKESQIVNRRNCLEPENVNMIVFLNGN, from the exons ATCTCCACACGGGAAACCGAAGTCGACATGTTTCACCCAGAGACGGACAAATGCAGCTTCCATACAAACGGGTGTATAGACGAAAACGTG GTATAAAGGAGTCAAATTGGGTCCAAGCCCAGCGGTCAACAGATCATGAATCCCATTCTCACAACCTGCAAGATTTAGCAACACACAGATGCAGAG ATGATGACTCAAATTTCAAGACACTTCTGTTGAACATGATTGTGAAGGACCTACAACCATTAAGGACCATGGAAGAAGCTTGGTTCCAACATCTCACAAGGAGTCTTCAGCCATCTTTGCATATTCCGTTAAATGCCTCCTGGGTTCAAGCTGAGCTTCAGAGACTTTATTGGCATAAGAGAATGGAAGTGCAGACTGCTGTCAATAATTCAAGTAACCTTGTTCTCTCAACTGAGCTGTGGAACTCAAATGAGTCACTGTTCTATCTGACAGTGTCTTGTCACCTAATCAACGAAAAATGGGAGCTGAAATCCTATGTGCTAGATACAGCTCACCTACTTGCAGAGCATACAGCAGACAGTGCCGTACAGCAACTTTTGAGAATTGCAAATGAGTGGAACATCacagagaagactcaggtggtggTCACAAACGTTGACGGCATGAAGAAGGTCCATACAAATGGTTGTAGATGGATATATATACCCTGTTTTGCCCACACTCTAGATAAAGTGTTTGGAGAAGCCATAGGTGACCCTGACTTGAAACATCTGCTGAGGAAATGTCAGCATATAGTTGCGTTTTTTCACCAAAACAACCAAGCCTCACAAAGTCTCCAGGAGTATTGTTCTCATCTCAAGCTTCAACAAAATGAACTAACTCAGTGCACTGGTCTAAAGTGGCTTCCTACACATCATATGCTCAAAGATGTCTTATGGCAGTGGCCTGCCATTTTTAAGGTTTTTGTCGACAGACGAGTGGAAGATCTTTGCCTgaatgaaaatgaaagaaaaatagtTAGTGACATTGTAGCAGTGCTGAATATTCTGAAGGATGTTTCAGAGGAAATAGGAAGACAAGGATACAGCCCAATTTCAAACATCATACCGCTGGTCCAAAAACTGCAGAAGAAACTGAGACACCTGGAGATGAAAGGGAACAGAATAGCGCTGAAACTGTATGAAAGATGTGACTATCATATTGGCAACATCATTCAAAACCATTGGTTCAGATTTAGCACAGCACTGGACCCAAAATCCAAAACCAGTGTGCTGTGGGACTCTGgtgaagaaaatgtgaaaatggaaATCATGAGAGAAACACAACCTGAGCACAGCAAATATGAGACTGAAGAGTTGGTCCAAAAATACTGGAAAATAAAAGACACTTCAATGAAACCACTTGAATTCTGGAGGAACAAAGATGAATTTGAAAAACTGGCAACATTTGCCCGCAAGTACCTGACAGTGGTTTCCACTGCAATTCCAATGGAGCGTGTATACCAACTGAAAGAATCACAGATTGTCAACAGGAGAAACTGCTTGGAGCCAGAAAATGTCAATATGATCGTGTTTTTGAACggcaattaa
- the LOC127633764 gene encoding E3 SUMO-protein ligase ZBED1-like isoform X14 has product MRFAVFTQGTDRMASISSKETHKKRVWFDLHTGNRSRHVSPRDGQMQLPYKRVYRRKRGIKESNWVQAQRSTDHESHSHNLQDLATHRCRDDDSNFKTLLLNMIVKDLQPLRTMEEAWFQHLTRSLQPSLHIPLNASWVQAELQRLYWHKRMEVQTAVNNSSNLVLSTELWNSNESLFYLTVSCHLINEKWELKSYVLDTAHLLAEHTADSAVQQLLRIANEWNITEKTQVVVTNVDGMKKVHTNGCRWIYIPCFAHTLDKVFGEAIGDPDLKHLLRKCQHIVAFFHQNNQASQSLQEYCSHLKLQQNELTQCTGLKWLPTHHMLKDVLWQWPAIFKVFVDRRVEDLCLNENERKIVSDIVAVLNILKDVSEEIGRQGYSPISNIIPLVQKLQKKLRHLEMKGNRIALKLYERCDYHIGNIIQNHWFRFSTALDPKSKTSVLWDSGEENVKMEIMRETQPEHSKYETEELVQKYWKIKDTSMKPLEFWRNKDEFEKLATFARKYLTVVSTAIPMERVYQLKESQIVNRRNCLEPENVNMIVFLNGN; this is encoded by the exons ATCTCCACACGGGAAACCGAAGTCGACATGTTTCACCCAGAGACGGACAAATGCAGCTTCCATACAAACGGGTGTATAGACGAAAACGTG GTATAAAGGAGTCAAATTGGGTCCAAGCCCAGCGGTCAACAGATCATGAATCCCATTCTCACAACCTGCAAGATTTAGCAACACACAGATGCAGAG ATGATGACTCAAATTTCAAGACACTTCTGTTGAACATGATTGTGAAGGACCTACAACCATTAAGGACCATGGAAGAAGCTTGGTTCCAACATCTCACAAGGAGTCTTCAGCCATCTTTGCATATTCCGTTAAATGCCTCCTGGGTTCAAGCTGAGCTTCAGAGACTTTATTGGCATAAGAGAATGGAAGTGCAGACTGCTGTCAATAATTCAAGTAACCTTGTTCTCTCAACTGAGCTGTGGAACTCAAATGAGTCACTGTTCTATCTGACAGTGTCTTGTCACCTAATCAACGAAAAATGGGAGCTGAAATCCTATGTGCTAGATACAGCTCACCTACTTGCAGAGCATACAGCAGACAGTGCCGTACAGCAACTTTTGAGAATTGCAAATGAGTGGAACATCacagagaagactcaggtggtggTCACAAACGTTGACGGCATGAAGAAGGTCCATACAAATGGTTGTAGATGGATATATATACCCTGTTTTGCCCACACTCTAGATAAAGTGTTTGGAGAAGCCATAGGTGACCCTGACTTGAAACATCTGCTGAGGAAATGTCAGCATATAGTTGCGTTTTTTCACCAAAACAACCAAGCCTCACAAAGTCTCCAGGAGTATTGTTCTCATCTCAAGCTTCAACAAAATGAACTAACTCAGTGCACTGGTCTAAAGTGGCTTCCTACACATCATATGCTCAAAGATGTCTTATGGCAGTGGCCTGCCATTTTTAAGGTTTTTGTCGACAGACGAGTGGAAGATCTTTGCCTgaatgaaaatgaaagaaaaatagtTAGTGACATTGTAGCAGTGCTGAATATTCTGAAGGATGTTTCAGAGGAAATAGGAAGACAAGGATACAGCCCAATTTCAAACATCATACCGCTGGTCCAAAAACTGCAGAAGAAACTGAGACACCTGGAGATGAAAGGGAACAGAATAGCGCTGAAACTGTATGAAAGATGTGACTATCATATTGGCAACATCATTCAAAACCATTGGTTCAGATTTAGCACAGCACTGGACCCAAAATCCAAAACCAGTGTGCTGTGGGACTCTGgtgaagaaaatgtgaaaatggaaATCATGAGAGAAACACAACCTGAGCACAGCAAATATGAGACTGAAGAGTTGGTCCAAAAATACTGGAAAATAAAAGACACTTCAATGAAACCACTTGAATTCTGGAGGAACAAAGATGAATTTGAAAAACTGGCAACATTTGCCCGCAAGTACCTGACAGTGGTTTCCACTGCAATTCCAATGGAGCGTGTATACCAACTGAAAGAATCACAGATTGTCAACAGGAGAAACTGCTTGGAGCCAGAAAATGTCAATATGATCGTGTTTTTGAACggcaattaa
- the LOC127633764 gene encoding uncharacterized protein LOC127633764 isoform X8 encodes MRFAVFTQGTDRMASISSKETHKKRVWFDLHTGNRSRHVSPRDGQMQLPYKRVYRRKRADLHTGNRSRHVSPRDGQMQLPYKRVYRRKRGIKESNWVQAQRSTDHESHSHNLQDLATHRCRDDDSNFKTLLLNMIVKDLQPLRTMEEAWFQHLTRSLQPSLHIPLNASWVQAELQRLYWHKRMEVQTAVNNSSNLVLSTELWNSNESLFYLTVSCHLINEKWELKSYVLDTAHLLAEHTADSAVQQLLRIANEWNITEKTQVVVTNVDGMKKVHTNGCRWIYIPCFAHTLDKVFGEAIGDPDLKHLLRKCQHIVAFFHQNNQASQSLQEYCSHLKLQQNELTQCTGLKWLPTHHMLKDVLWQWPAIFKVFVDRRVEDLCLNENERKIVSDIVAVLNILKDVSEEIGRQGYSPISNIIPLVQKLQKKLRHLEMKGNRIALKLYERCDYHIGNIIQNHWFRFSTALDPKSKTSVLWDSGEENVKMEIMRETQPEHSKYETEELVQKYWKIKDTSMKPLEFWRNKDEFEKLATFARKYLTVVSTAIPMERVYQLKESQIVNRRNCLEPENVNMIVFLNGN; translated from the exons CAGATCTCCACACGGGAAACCGAAGTCGACATGTTTCACCCAGAGACGGACAAATGCAGCTTCCATACAAACGGGTGTATAGACGAAAACGTG GTATAAAGGAGTCAAATTGGGTCCAAGCCCAGCGGTCAACAGATCATGAATCCCATTCTCACAACCTGCAAGATTTAGCAACACACAGATGCAGAG ATGATGACTCAAATTTCAAGACACTTCTGTTGAACATGATTGTGAAGGACCTACAACCATTAAGGACCATGGAAGAAGCTTGGTTCCAACATCTCACAAGGAGTCTTCAGCCATCTTTGCATATTCCGTTAAATGCCTCCTGGGTTCAAGCTGAGCTTCAGAGACTTTATTGGCATAAGAGAATGGAAGTGCAGACTGCTGTCAATAATTCAAGTAACCTTGTTCTCTCAACTGAGCTGTGGAACTCAAATGAGTCACTGTTCTATCTGACAGTGTCTTGTCACCTAATCAACGAAAAATGGGAGCTGAAATCCTATGTGCTAGATACAGCTCACCTACTTGCAGAGCATACAGCAGACAGTGCCGTACAGCAACTTTTGAGAATTGCAAATGAGTGGAACATCacagagaagactcaggtggtggTCACAAACGTTGACGGCATGAAGAAGGTCCATACAAATGGTTGTAGATGGATATATATACCCTGTTTTGCCCACACTCTAGATAAAGTGTTTGGAGAAGCCATAGGTGACCCTGACTTGAAACATCTGCTGAGGAAATGTCAGCATATAGTTGCGTTTTTTCACCAAAACAACCAAGCCTCACAAAGTCTCCAGGAGTATTGTTCTCATCTCAAGCTTCAACAAAATGAACTAACTCAGTGCACTGGTCTAAAGTGGCTTCCTACACATCATATGCTCAAAGATGTCTTATGGCAGTGGCCTGCCATTTTTAAGGTTTTTGTCGACAGACGAGTGGAAGATCTTTGCCTgaatgaaaatgaaagaaaaatagtTAGTGACATTGTAGCAGTGCTGAATATTCTGAAGGATGTTTCAGAGGAAATAGGAAGACAAGGATACAGCCCAATTTCAAACATCATACCGCTGGTCCAAAAACTGCAGAAGAAACTGAGACACCTGGAGATGAAAGGGAACAGAATAGCGCTGAAACTGTATGAAAGATGTGACTATCATATTGGCAACATCATTCAAAACCATTGGTTCAGATTTAGCACAGCACTGGACCCAAAATCCAAAACCAGTGTGCTGTGGGACTCTGgtgaagaaaatgtgaaaatggaaATCATGAGAGAAACACAACCTGAGCACAGCAAATATGAGACTGAAGAGTTGGTCCAAAAATACTGGAAAATAAAAGACACTTCAATGAAACCACTTGAATTCTGGAGGAACAAAGATGAATTTGAAAAACTGGCAACATTTGCCCGCAAGTACCTGACAGTGGTTTCCACTGCAATTCCAATGGAGCGTGTATACCAACTGAAAGAATCACAGATTGTCAACAGGAGAAACTGCTTGGAGCCAGAAAATGTCAATATGATCGTGTTTTTGAACggcaattaa